One Brassica napus cultivar Da-Ae chromosome C4, Da-Ae, whole genome shotgun sequence genomic region harbors:
- the LOC125585895 gene encoding cell wall integrity and stress response component 3-like codes for MIKGQEKELMSSFSQTLGIVYTEPNEESETMNDQIEKPDIEVQWTDEFARREEADISDKTSTSINGTTSTSTDSRTSTSTYGTTSTSTDGKTSTSTDGTTSTSTDGTTSTSTDGKTSTSTDGTTSTATDGTTSTFTKGTTSMSIDDIEKEMTMEDFLDLEEFLELELEEFLELEELLEDMDQNSKKKLDDDQNTSRGDLETSTKASIG; via the coding sequence ATGATTAAAGGCCAGGAGAAGGAATTGATGTCTAGTTTCAGTCAGACGTTGGGTATAGTCTACACTGAGCCGAATGAGGAATCTGAGACCATGAACGATCAGATCGAAAAGCCAGACATTGAGGTTCAATGGACAGATGAGTTCGCGCGAAGAGAAGAAGCTGACATTAGTGACAAGACCTCCACGTCTATCAACGGTACGACCTCAACGTCTACCGACAGCAGGACTTCAACGTCTACCTACGGCACGACCTCAACATCGACCGACGGCAagacctcaacgtcgaccgacggcacgacctcaacgtcgaccgacgGCACGACCTCAACATCGACCGACGGCAagacctcaacgtcgaccgacgGCACGACCTCAACGGCGACCGACGGCACGACCTCAACATTTACCAAAGGTACAACCTCTATGTCGATCGACGATATAGAAAAAGAGATGACCATGGAAGATTTCTTGGACCTAGAAGAGTTCTTGGAGTTGGAGTTAGAAGAATTCTTGGAGCTGGAGGAATTGCTTGAAGATATGGATCAGAattcgaagaagaagcttgatgacgatcAGAATACTTCGAGAGGAGATCTGGAAACTTCAACAAAGGCTAGCATCGgttga